Proteins encoded within one genomic window of Marasmius oreades isolate 03SP1 chromosome 6, whole genome shotgun sequence:
- the EFT1_2 gene encoding Elongation factor 2: MVNFTVDQIRGLMDRPTNIRNMSVIAHVDHGKSTLTDSLVSKAGIIASAKTGDVPFTHTRPDEKERGITIKSTAISMYFELNKDEVDAIKQKTVCAFPNPELSACWLICDRSGNEFLINLIDSPGHVDFSSEVTAALRVTDGALVVVDCVDGVCVQTETVLRQALTERIKPVVIINKVDRALLELQVDKESLYQSFRRTIESVNVIVSTYNDVALGDVQVYPDKGTVAFGSGLHGWAFSLRQFASRYAKKFGVDKEKMMDKLWGDNFFNPATRKWSTKNTDADGKPLERAFNQFILDPIFKIFDAVMNHKKDAIGPILEKLEIKLAQNERDLEGKALLKVVMRKFLPAGDSLLEMIVINLPSAATAQKYRVETLYEGPMDDESALGIRDCDPNGPLVLYVSKMVPTSDKGRFFAFGRVFSGTVRSGPKIRIQGPNYIPGKKDDLFVKSIQRTVLMMGRSIEPIEDCPAGNIVGLVGIDQFLLKSGTLTTSETAHNMRVMRFSVSPVVQVAVEVKSAADLPKLVEGLKRLSKSDPCVQTSMSETGEHIVAGAGELHLEICLKDLQEDHAGVPLKISDPVVPYRETVRAESSIVALSKSQNKHNRLYAKALPLEDDLSKAIEEGKINARDDFKVRARVLADEFGWDITDARKIWCFGPDTTGPNLLVDVTKGVQYLNEIKDSCVAAFQWATKKGVCAEENMRGIRINILDATLHADAIHRGGGQIIATCRRVCYAACLLATPGLQEPVFLVEIQCPESAIGGIYSCLNKRRGQVFSEEQRPGTPMFTVKAFLPVAESFGFNGELRSHTAGQAFPQCVFDHWELVPGSPLDKGSKIEEVVTKIRTRKGLKPEIPSLDTYYDKL; this comes from the exons ATGGT TAACTTCACCGTAG ACCAGATTCGTGGTCTTATGGATCGGCCAACCAACATTCGTAACATGAGTGTCATCGCTCATG tcGATCACGGAAAATCTACACTGACCGACTCGCTGGTTTCGAAGGCTGGTATCATTGCTAGCGCAAAAACTGGTGATGTGCCATTCACCCACACAAGACCAGATGAAAAAGAACGTGGTATCACCATCAAATCAACCGCCATATCGATGTACTTCGAGCTCAACAAGGATGAAGTCGATGCAATCAAGCAAAAGACAGTCTGTGCGTTTCCAAACCCTGAGCTATCCGCATGTTGGCTGATATGCGATCGCTCAGGAAACGAATTCTTGATCAACTTGATCGACTCTCCTGGCCACGTCGACTTCTCTTCCGAAGTCACTGCTGCCCTCCGTGTCACCGATGGTGCCCTCGTCGTTGTTGACTGTGTTGACGGTGTTTGTGTACAAACCGAAACCGTTCTTCGTCAAGCTCTGACGGAACGTATCAAACCCGTCGTCATCATCAATAAGGTCGACCGTGCCTTGCTCGAATTGCAGGTCGACAAGGAATCCCTCTACCAATCATTCCGCCGTACCATTGAGAGTGTGAATGTTATTGTTTCCACTTACAATGACGTTGCCCTCGGTGACGTCCAGGTTTACCCCGATAAGGGTACCGTCGCTTTCGGTTCTGGTCTCCACGGATGGGCCTTCTCGTTGCGTCAATTCGCCTCCCGATATGCGAAGAAGTTCGGTGTTGACAAGGAGAAGATGATGGACAAGTTGTGGGGAGACAATTTCTTCAACCCTGCCACTCGTAAATGGTCCACCAAGAACACAGATGCTGATGGCAAGCCTCTAGAACGTGCCTTCAACCAGTTCATTCTTGATCCCATCTTCAAAATTTTCGATGCCGTTATGAACCACAAGAAGGACGCCATCGGTCCCATACTCGAGAAGCTTGAGATTAAGCTTGCTCAGAATGAGCGCGACCTCGAAGGAAAGGCCCTGCTTAAGGTCGTCATGCGTAAATTCTTGCCCGCCGGCGACTCCCTCCTGGAAATGATTGTTATCAACCTACCCTCTGCCGCCACTGCTCAAAAATACCGTGTCGAGACCCTCTACGAAGGTCCTATGGACGACGAGTCTGCCCTCGGTATTCGTGACTGTGACCCCAACGGCCCGCTCGTTCTTTACGTCTCCAAGATGGTGCCGACTTCAGATAAAGGTCGTTTCTTCGCCTTCGGTCGTGTCTTCTCTGGTACCGTCCGTTCAGGACCCAAGATTCGTATTCAAGGTCCCAACTACATTCCCGGAAAGAAGGATGACCTCTTCGTCAAATCTATCCAGCGTACCGTACTCATGATGGGTCGTTCCATTGAGCCCATCGAGGACTGTCCCGCTGGTAACATCGTTGGTCTTGTCGGTATCGATCAATTCTTGTTGAAGAGCGGTACTCTCACCACCTCGGAAACTGCACATAACATGAGGGTCATGAGGTTCTCCGTCTCTCCCGTCGTGCAGGTCGCCGTTGAAGTCAAGAGCGCTGCCGATCTTCCCAAGCTCGTCGAAGGTCTTAAGCGTCTCTCCAAGTCCGACCCATGTGTCCAAACATCGATGTCGGAAACTGGTGAGCACATTGTCGCTGGTGCCGGTGAGCTTCACTTGGAAATTTGCTTGAAG GACCTTCAAGAAGATCACGCTGGTGTTCCCCTCAAGATCTCCGACCCCGTTGTTCCCTACCGTGAGACCGTCAGAGCGGAGTCTTCGATTGTCGCTCTTTCGAAATCGCAGAACAAGCACAATCGCCTCTACGCCAAGGCTCTGCCTCTCGAAGACGACCTCTCCAAGGCCATTGAGGAGGGCAAGATTAACGCTCGCGACGATTTCAAGGTTCGTGCGCGTGTCCTCGCCGATGAGTTCGGATGGGATATTACTGACGCCAGGAAAATATGGTGTTTCGGTCCTGACACTACCGGTCCCAATCTGTTGGTCGATGTTACAAAGGGTGTTCAGTACTTGAACGAAATTAAGGATTCTTGCGTTGCCGCATTCCAGTGGGCTACTAAGAAAGGAGTCTGCGCTGAAGAGAACATGCGTGGTATTCGTATCAACATTCTCGATGCTACT CTGCACGCTGATGCCATTCACCGTGGTGGAGGGCAGATCATTGCTACATGCCGTCGCGTTTGCTACGCTGCTTGCTTGCTTGCCACGCCTGGTCTCCAGGAACCTGTTTTCTTAG TCGAGATTCAGTGCCCCGAAAGTGCCATCGGTGGTATCTACTCTTGCTTGAACAAACGTCGAGGACAGGTTTTCTCTGAGG